The genomic region atactaataataatcataataataatcataatcataatcataaccatcatcatcatcatcatcaacaacaacaacaacaacaacataatcataatcataatcataaccataacaaaaacaacaacaacaataagaataattaaaaataataatcaatgtctaataaattatttttctcattataagattaaaaaaaatgtggctTTCTAATAATACACTCAATTGTTTACAGCCACACTTGAGTGTGCAGAGACCATCTACAGAGTGCATTACGGAAAAAGATGCTGCAAAAGTATTCAATAACTTCCCCCTGGATAGGTGTAGAGTTAAAATCACATTCCACATACTGTTCTTATATCACAATGATCAGTGGTGgccaaagtacacagcttcatttcttaagtcaaagtatagatactcaaggtcaaacattactccaataaaATTGAAAGTTCCTCTGTCtcattattacttgagttaaggtcctgaagtacttgcttttaaaaatacttcagtattcaaaacacttcttaaaatatctcaaaacgttgtattttcacaaagcatgagtgcagtcaagaatagaTAGGAATACATTCtcttacattatgtttatttagaaaacaatacaagaaatctctaaaaactataccatggaataaaaacagaacctATTCTActtcaagcacagacaacttagtttgaaatgttcatctggaatgaaacaaatgttacgtagctcaacacacttccTCAGGTTGGActttgaatttttgtatgtttgggcagagtgggaaacaaggtgaacatttcaaactatatgtatcattcttcatttcaaaaacctctaacacgggctgaagatatgtacatgggtgctcaggtggataattatagccatcattaccacctctacatgaactgcctgatctgagtgaaatttgctgtgtgtttgctccacgttcaaccgtggagaagCACGATaaacaggtatgactaaaccactgagacaaacagaactacacaaacattttactgtcttagggatcagatttaagaaaagaaaatataattcatgagctgacttcaaagctaatttagtgagtaactagagcactgatagaaatgtagtggagtaaaaagtataatcaactgtcttctgaatgtagtggagtaaaagtaataagttccacccaaaaaataatactcaagtaaactacagatactcaaaaaatgtacttaagtactgtactcaagtaaatttactatATATTAGTGGGTATATTTCCTCCTCCCACACCTTCTTCtatgttttaaaagtaattaTTCAGTACTCAaagtacatttcaaataaatgattcctatacttctacttgagtagaTCAAGAGAAAAGTTTAAGTTGTAATGAATTGGGATTTCATTAGTAAGTAACTGTACTTTTATTTAAGCGGGATATTGAGTACCTGTTCTAACTCTGCTCCCCAAGCCAGATAAATTGATTAGGTTTGCCTCTTTTCAGACGCTAGGAGGACAGACTGGGGATTCCTCCTTTGTTGCTCAgatgttttgatttgtattgTTTCTAAATGACAGCCTAAGATTAGATTAGGTAGATCTCGGTTCTGTACGTTGTTATTAACCTATGTTACAAGTCAaagcacatttttcactgcatcgctttttttttaaatatttgtaaatttacttatttagttgtgtataaacgttcgtaagatatgcttatttcacttatttaattgtaattgctaatgattttaataattactattttatagGATCtcgtttactttatactgtttgcactgtctactttgctgctgtaacactttaaaattCCCCGTTGttggacgaataaaggattatcttatttatcttatcaAAAGTAGTTGCTGTCCGAATATTTTAATCCTCCAGCATGGGGCGGTATTATTTCAATCGGGATTTCCGATTCTGGTTTAAATACACGAAGAAGAAGACTACTTGGCTACTACACGGATGTGACGTATCGCTCAGCATGAACCGGAAACGACATACCTGACAACAAACCTGAGTGAAGTGTGTTTTGGTAATTAAATTAACCTCTTCATCTGTCTACTGACACATATTCTGAGGACATGTCATAGTTTGCACTCGTCGCTATAAAGGCACTTCAGTCTCTTTAGCCGTCGAAGGTAGTCTGCTGTCCTGCACTCACACTCTGAGGTTTATTGACGTAGTGAGTAACTAGCACACAGACAGAAGTTGTCACCTTCGTCAAATGGCCTGCACTCTGGACAAAGTGTTGGGCGATGCCCGGACCCTTCTGGAGAGGCTGAAAGAGCACGACACGGCCGCAGAGGGACTGATCGAGCAGTCCGGGGCCCTCAGCCAGAGAGTGCACAACATGAAGGAGGTGGGAAATGCTCTACCTGACAAGGTAAGGATCAAACTATGAAGAGATTAGTTCAAGCACAAAGCTGAGTAAAGCTGCACTACTTAGTGGCATTCATGTAGACTGGACTGGCATACAGGACTTTGTTTAGTTCTAGCTactataacatttagatttgatctgatctcaggcagcagaggTTGCTCCTTTCTTTTtacatacacaaacagatgaagTGAATAACATTGATTATGTAGAGCCTCTGTCTCTGGGAGGATATGTTAGGAAGAAAACTTTGTGCTCAAAGTCGATGTGTTGGAAGTAGATAATATGGGTCAGCACAAGGTTGTGAGTGACTACGACAAGGGCCAAAATGTAATGGCTAGATGACCGGGTCAGAGCATCCCAGAGACTGCAGCACATGCGCCCAGTTGGCAGTGAACAGTACCTTCCGATTGTAAATGGTAAAatagtaaatggacttgtacttatatagcgcttttctagtctttctgaccactcaagcgcttttacacttgtcaccacattcactcactgatggcagaggcggCTATAGTAAGGGACTATTAGTTTTAGCTAATctatcattcatacacattcacacaccgctgaacaacagcgggagcaatttggggttcagtgtcttgctcaaggacacttcggcaagTCACTACTgaagctgggattgaacccccAACCCTCTGATTGagagatgaccgactctacccactgagtcACAGCCCATAGTGAACCAAGCAAGGAAAATTGGGGAACTAGCAAGGCTCACCGGTGCTTATGGGAGGTGGAGGctgatccaacagaagagctactgaAGCTCTGATTGCTTACAAAATTGATGCTGGGTCTGAGATCAAGGtgtcaaaacaaacagtgtatcacagtttgttgtgtggCAGCAGAGCCATCACAATGCCCACACTGATCCTCAGTTTCTTGATTAATCTTGTATGAAAACAAAGCATTATGTGTTCTTTTACCCAACCAgttttttcttctgcttctcAGCACATAGAAGACACGTCAGAGATTCAGGAGCTGACCAAATACAAGCCTCACGTCCTTCTTActcaggaaaacacacaaatcaagGATCTGCAGCAGGAGAATAAAGGTGAGAAACACACCACTCTGTCAGTTGTGTTGCTCTGTCTggtatttgaatatttgttcactcttgtcttcctgtctctgcagAACTATGGTGTCTCTGGAAGAACACCAGTACGCACTAGAGTTGATCATGGGCAGGTACCGTAAGCAGATGCTCCAGCTGATGATGGCGAAGAAGGAGCTGGACACCAAACCTGTGCTCAGCCTCCACGAGGATCATGCAAAGGTACACCTGCTGttcacacttttaaaaactcttcttGTAAGATTGGATTAAAAATtaattttattactttaaaatgtaataacctCAGAGTATGTGCTGCTTTTCTAACTTTCTGCAGGAGGTGCAGAGCCAGGTGGAGAGAATATGTGAGATGGGACAGGTGATGAGGAGAGCAGTGCAGGTGGATGATCAGCACTACTGCTCTGTAAGAGAGAGGCTTGCACAGTTAGAGGTGAGTACAGTGTTTCAGTAGAGCCAGAGATCACTTAGATTATCTCAGggaatgtatttttttagttggacagtcttttttttatttttcagatctagacataaaaacatttacactgagaacaacaacagtaagtaggaccatagactgtacatttaaagacaaaaaccaaaacatgtCCCACTCCCTATTCCCACAGCACTGGATCTTCAATAAGCACACAGCCAgacaattaaacaaaaacatctatacacgcacacacaaaaatatataGAGAGAATGTATATTTGAGTGAAATCATGCCTGCAACTTTACAAATCTGAACTTTTGGTCTTTGCATGGTATCTATTGTTGGTAAAGTGAACAATCACACAgcaacatacacaaacacctgCTTTTTCATCTGTTGCCTTAAATAgtgaaaatataacttaatataTGTCAAATTAATAATGTTATTTACAATCTATATATTATTGTTTCAGAGCcttgtatatttttatttgattttgacCTCAGAAACAACAGTCATACATTTTTTCACCAGCTTCTTGTGGTATCAAGTCGTGCAGATAGTTTTTGTTATATGTGCAAATGTTTCATAAATGAGTCCAATAGTTAAATTGAATGAACTATAACATGGGAATACTTAACTAAAGGAACATAGAGAATCTCTAGTGACCATTTGTCATAAAACATCAAAGaataatcaaaatatcaaactcaaacttaacaacataatcaaagggtcactgatgcaccgtggggatgtATTGTACACAGGTAAAGAAAGTCCAATGTCCATGCCAAGTGTCAGCGTCTCTTATGGTTTATTTTTGatggcaagcaagcaaacaatgaacaaagaaaaatctttgctcctgctgcctctgttGCGCTGGTAAGAAGCATAGGCCTGCCCAGGTGCATGCCTACTTAAATAACCTCAGGTGCCAGAGTACTTCCTGatcaccaaacaaacaaaagaaatactaaatatacaaaaaactaaatatactaaacaaatgacttgcaaaaatgtaacttcaattactttaaaagaaaagtttagaaaAATCAAACAACTAATACTGCTTATTATTTGtcattaaatacaaagaaacaaaaacaaatagctCCTACAGAATCTGTTTATAGATGCAGCTCTTGTATTGATATTGATGTGGGTTGTTCAGACTAAGAAGGCAATCTTTGATCTAAAAAGACAAATCCTGTTTGATATGTTCTTAGATGGTTGCATTTTTGTCTGCCTTCTCATAATTAACATTACAAcgtatttaaataattaattttgcTGACACTTTTTTACAAAGCGACGTAGATCTGAGAGttagaacaacacaagcaaggatCTGGACAGCAGAGTGCTGAAATGCATCTCTAGAGCAAATGCAGAGGATGTTAAGAAGCAGTTCACAAAAGCATATTTTATAATCCTAATCACACACAGCAACAGTGACAACACCAGTCATCATTCAGAAATTCTAATGCACCTCATTATCATCCTCGTCAATATAACCACTCGTCATTAATAAGCTAAGAGCAGAGGCATTCACAAAAAAGCTAGTCTATAACTTTTCAAGTGTAGAGAGGGAAtctgcagatcaaatggagGTAACTCATCCCACCATCAGGGAGTACAGAGGTGAAGAGTCTAACTAAAGTGCGTAGGTCTTCCTGGAGGAGCTGCATCTCTAGCTTTAGAGTTAGGTATTTCATTCGTCCACTGggggacagcagaggagaagagtctggCTCTGACTCTGAAGACTATTTCACACTTATAAACACCAATTCTAGTGCACACCGCTGTCTGCTACACATGCTGCAGAGAGGATAGAGAGGCTGTAAACCATTTCCAGATCCACCAAAACTGCTTCTCCTGCCTTTTTTTGGTGCTAAAAAGACAAGTTGCAAACTGGACACATTTAAgctaacacacacatcacacacacatctacgaTTATTAAATGCACTTGCTTCTACAGTAGTTGGGATGGTATTTGTAATCCGAGGGGCCTGCCGGGAGTTGACTTACCTGTAGAAAGACTTTTTGGGGGGTTTAGTTTGAATATTTAGGGCACTGGAAACCTTACTGGGATTAGTTGTATAAAAAAGCTTCTGCTGAGTTCTTTTTGCgacttttctgtttttgccttttttgataCTCTTGATATCCACgattttgatgtgcagcttttgtttagtcGAGAATCCGTTGTAATTGCAGTATACACTCTAagaaaatgaacacaatcaagtctgtAGGTTTTGTACCTTAACTTCAAAAGGGATGAAATTTAAATAACACCAGAAGATATGACATTATGTTTTCAGGTTTCACTTTCCATTAAATTCACATGAATTCAtctgaacatttttaatatagatAATTCTGTCTGGCTCAGATTGAGAACAAGGAGCTTCGAGACCTCCTGACCATCAGCAAGGCGTCAGTAAAGGCAGCAAGAGAAGAACCGAtccagccagcagcagcagctcaagaacaagaaccaaaacaGACCCCTGAGCCGGCAGCTAACGAGTGACCAGAGCATCTTTGAAATGAGCTGTGGATGGAACAACACCTCCAGGACCAGGAGACAGGGTGGATCTTCTCTTCACCTGAATTCACCTCatctacttatttttttattttaaatacgaTTGAATGCAGTCAAACCACAGCATATTTTTGTGAAGGCCACTTAAACACAGCAGTCTCGCTATAGCAAGCATTTACCTTCAGGTAGCTTTTGATGGTAGCTATTGTTCTTATATGTACAGCATGTGTTTTATCACTACAGTCTTGATGGAGTGAATTTCACACAAGCCTtgattataaatatataacGTGTTGGTGATCACTGGTAAGAATTTGGTTCATAAATATGTGCTGGAGAAAAAGCAAAGGGTTGTTTGGCCAGAGAAAGATTTACTTTTCAAGGACACAGTCTCTACCTCTTTAGTGCCCctttgctgcacacacacacacacacacacacacacacacacacacacacacacacacacacacacacacacacacacacacacacacacacacacacacacacacactctcaaagtgttaaatattcttaATCACCCCTGCTATTTGTTCACTTAAAGTCCACCTTTTATTCTACTCCATTTTTGAATCTGTGCTTGATAATCACTGCCAACACCATGACTCTTGGCTGTTTCACAGTACGCCTGCTAAGGAGTGACATTGGATCGTTTGTATGTAATGGTCTGATTATTTTACCACTTTGATACATTTGTCAGTCTGTTTGTAGAACCCACATGTAACAATaacatgttttccatgtttggtgttttgattgtgtgtgttaaacTCTACTTTTGTAGCTTTGAGATTTGGATACAGAGTAATTAAGAGACCCAGTTGATGGAACATCTTTATTTAGCAGTTTGAAAGCAttgcatatttttttgtaatggATATCAATGTTTGCGGACTGTGTGTGGTCAGAAATTCTCTATTGTCATCTCAGGAAATCAGTGTTACAAAGGTGGACATGCTCAAGTTCATGACAGTTTACTGATATGTGTCAAATGAAATTTCatgtaaaaacttgaaaataaattTGCAGTGAATAATGAACAATGCATATAAGAATGTTATTTTCCCACCAAAGTATAAAGAGTAAGAGggggaaataaacacaaagtataTATATATCGTCCGGATACATTGGATGAAGTTATGATTCTAAATAGTAAAGAGAATACAAttttaagatatatacaaatgttacaagtgaattaaaaagtggtcattacaggcagtattaaaaatgtttcagtagtgaaggttgacatggtgtgattatgtttggttatgacagattaagcaatacaataaataaataaatatggttaTATAATATGACTGTTAGTTGTAGTAAaccaataataatgaaatatagaATTATATAATCtaacaaagataattatataatataatgtaatatgcattataataaTGTCATCAGCAGCCAGAGAGTCAGTACAGGATGATATGATGGAGTGAATGAGACATATAACTCATGTCAATATATAGATAAACAAATATTTGCAACAATTCAGAAGCCAAGATTCTTCTCCAAGCAACtcatcaaaaatgttaaatgttttatttcttttttaattgctGTATCCTGCTATCCCAACCTAATGAGAGGTACGCATGGACAGAAATGACATTCACGTCTTTTCCAGCCTTCACCGCAGGATGGCGCTGTTGAGCATTGATTCTGAGGCGTCGCGAGGTTTGAAATCCTGGCGTAATGCTGCGTTCATGTAAAACAGACTCAATCAATGTTTCAAGTATAATGTGAAACTTGAATTGATTCCTATAACAAATATTACATTGAAGGTGACAAAGTAACGTTTCATATAATTATTTCGGCTTTTAATAGTCTGCATATTGTCACTTGCTCACACCTCATTATTGTCCGAGAGTATTTCCGAGGACACTTGAacgcagcagcagagcagccttTGACACTTCTTTAACCCGACACAAGCTAATGCTCAGGATGTCTGATAAGCAGCTGGGGAAAAAAGTGGGGACCGATGCCTGGCAGATGGTGCCATTAAGCTCGGTAAATATCCTCACTTTTCGTGAATGAAAACAATTTAATGTGTTTTGTACAAAAAGGAAAGAATCGGTGTTTATTTAACGTAGTCGTCTGCTGTCATTGACTGGGCGAGGCTAACCAGCTAGCCAGAGAGGGCTTGTAAGGACGACTGAATGACCAGACAGATTTCCACCTCTGATTATTCCTCTTTCTTTGACAAATGCATCCCTCTGTCATTTCCAATAACATCACTCTTCGAAATTTCTTCCTGCGTGTTTTattcttgttgttgttataatGAACTAAGAGGCAGGCCCCATTCATAAAACGTGCAGCTTTGCTTTTACGTCGTGTTTTCATTGACACACCTtcctctgaattatttaatgacaTGGTACGAGACATAATTCACTGCTACTTAATTCGGCTCATATTTAGCACACATATaaacattatttatatataacatggAAACTTTCCATTACGTCAGCTTACTACTCCTCAATGTACAGGAGAGGAAACATATGACAGGAATAGCAGTGATAAGTATGGAAATGTTGACTTTATTCCATCAACTGAAGTTTGTTTTGAGTCATCACTGTGT from Notolabrus celidotus isolate fNotCel1 chromosome 11, fNotCel1.pri, whole genome shotgun sequence harbors:
- the sike1 gene encoding LOW QUALITY PROTEIN: suppressor of IKBKE 1 (The sequence of the model RefSeq protein was modified relative to this genomic sequence to represent the inferred CDS: inserted 1 base in 1 codon) translates to MACTLDKVLGDARTLLERLKEHDTAAEGLIEQSGALSQRVHNMKEVGNALPDKHIEDTSEIQELTKYKPHVLLTQENTQIKDLQQENKELWXSLEEHQYALELIMGRYRKQMLQLMMAKKELDTKPVLSLHEDHAKEVQSQVERICEMGQVMRRAVQVDDQHYCSVRERLAQLEIENKELRDLLTISKASVKAAREEPIQPAAAAQEQEPKQTPEPAANE